A stretch of Episyrphus balteatus chromosome 2, idEpiBalt1.1, whole genome shotgun sequence DNA encodes these proteins:
- the LOC129908967 gene encoding uncharacterized protein LOC129908967: MSNPCEDCDRLQEVLPKGNASIRPPFQQPTMYDHLSSFSKFKEEKILSKQLKTKEEDLLKFNKNFTNLELDKKNDEILEKFSTQDIAKFRCNLKEGRFHQKMEKDEPEDLWKKQEHEVKAAASLTTILRTPVICPVSKCGRTIGVTSVLSHFLRDHNEDLTVECMNLYAEGRSLLLFDWDKFNFGENVCLGVLSYGGVEK, translated from the coding sequence ATGTCAAATCCTTGTGAAGATTGTGATCGTTTGCAAGAAGTTCTTCCGAAAGGAAATGCTTCAATACGACCACCATTTCAGCAGCCTACAATGTACGATCATTTGAGTAGTTTTTCGAaattcaaagaagaaaaaattctctcaaaacaattaaaaaccaaaGAAGAAGATCttctcaaatttaataaaaacttcaCAAATTTAGAACTTGATAAGAAAAATGACGAAATATTGGAGAAATTCAGTACTCAAGATATTGCCAAGTTTCGATGCAATTTAAAAGAAGGTCGTTTTCATCAAAAGATGGAGAAAGATGAACCAGAAGATTTGTGGAAAAAGCAAGAACATGAAGTTAAGGCAGCTGCTTCATTGACTACAATTTTAAGGACTCCAGTTATTTGTCCGGTGAGTAAGTGTGGAAGAACTATTGGAGTGACTTCGGTGCTGTCACATTTTCTACGTGATCATAATGAAGATTTGACAGTGGAATGTATGAATCTTTATGCTGAAGGAAGATCATTGTTACTATTTGATTGGGATAAGTTTAATTTTGGGGAGAATGTTTGTTTGGGAGTTCTTTCATATGGAGGAGTTGAAAAGTAG